The following coding sequences lie in one Acidimicrobiales bacterium genomic window:
- a CDS encoding NADH-quinone oxidoreductase subunit B family protein, protein MGLVESGKLPKSLTTLLNLSRRYSMWCYQWGLACCAIEMGAAFAGPRYDVMRLGVIPLPASPRQADLVVISGTVTDKMAVSIKRLYEQMPDPKYVISMGSCTNCGGPYWDSYSVTKGVDQIVPVDVYVPGCPPRPEALLEGIVLLQQKIRHEDPAARWRGDPIVVQ, encoded by the coding sequence ATGGGCCTCGTCGAGAGCGGCAAGCTGCCGAAGTCACTCACCACGCTCCTCAACCTGAGCCGCCGCTACAGCATGTGGTGCTACCAGTGGGGCCTGGCCTGTTGCGCGATCGAGATGGGCGCGGCCTTCGCCGGCCCCCGCTACGACGTGATGCGCCTCGGCGTCATCCCGCTGCCGGCCAGCCCGCGCCAGGCCGACCTCGTGGTCATCTCCGGCACGGTGACCGACAAGATGGCCGTGTCGATCAAGCGGCTCTACGAGCAGATGCCCGACCCGAAGTACGTGATCTCGATGGGCTCCTGCACCAACTGCGGCGGGCCCTACTGGGACAGCTACTCGGTCACCAAGGGCGTCGACCAGATCGTCCCCGTCGACGTGTACGTGCCGGGCTGCCCGCCCCGCCCCGAGGCGCTGCTCGAGGGCATCGTGCTGCTGCAGCAGAAGATCCGCCACGAAGACCCCGCGGCCCGCTGGCGCGGCGACCCGATCGTCGTCCAATGA
- a CDS encoding NADH-quinone oxidoreductase subunit C, whose translation MSDTTGDTDVAEADGTKGAAEEPEEGPKDEVREGLLATFTEALGDRLLGSHILPGRELWVRVDRADWVEAVELAKVKLGCTFFDFLSAIDWMPSPWGRYEDAILDTPSTNGSSAPPGIPQVDPATIEQGYAGGDTRFQVFTRLANVKTHTSVIIKADVPEDPFSVPTLTRLFAGANWHERECWEMFGITFDGHPGLRHLYLPGGFEGHPLRKDFPLVARMVKPWPGIVDVEPMPESDDPEATEAEAEGDETAEGGGE comes from the coding sequence ATGAGCGACACGACGGGCGACACCGACGTCGCAGAAGCCGACGGCACCAAGGGAGCTGCCGAGGAACCGGAGGAAGGTCCGAAGGACGAGGTGCGTGAGGGCCTCCTCGCGACCTTCACCGAGGCGCTGGGCGACCGGCTGCTCGGCAGCCACATCCTCCCCGGCCGCGAGCTGTGGGTCCGGGTCGACCGGGCCGACTGGGTCGAGGCCGTCGAGCTGGCCAAGGTGAAGCTCGGCTGCACGTTCTTCGACTTCCTCTCCGCGATCGACTGGATGCCGTCGCCGTGGGGCCGCTACGAGGACGCCATCCTCGACACGCCCAGCACCAACGGCTCGTCGGCTCCCCCGGGGATCCCGCAGGTCGACCCGGCCACGATCGAGCAGGGCTACGCCGGCGGCGACACCCGCTTCCAGGTGTTCACCCGCCTGGCCAACGTGAAGACGCACACCAGCGTCATCATCAAGGCCGACGTGCCGGAGGACCCGTTCAGCGTCCCCACCCTCACCCGCCTCTTCGCCGGCGCCAACTGGCACGAGCGGGAGTGCTGGGAGATGTTCGGCATCACCTTCGACGGCCACCCCGGCCTCCGCCACCTCTACCTGCCGGGCGGGTTCGAGGGCCACCCCCTCCGCAAGGACTTCCCGCTGGTGGCCCGGATGGTGAAGCCCTGGCCAGGAATCGTGGACGTGGAGCCGATGCCCGA
- the ndhC gene encoding NADH-quinone oxidoreductase subunit A: MSDLLRSYLVAGVFLGVSTALVAALLGIGRLLRPVRPQAEKYINYESGVDPVGSGWAQSQVRYYIFALLFVLFDVEAVFVFPYATRAEAYGWFGFVEMGVFILILALGLLYAWKKNVLRWT; encoded by the coding sequence ATGTCGGACCTGCTCCGTTCCTACCTCGTAGCCGGCGTTTTCCTGGGGGTTTCGACCGCCCTCGTCGCCGCGCTGCTAGGCATCGGACGTCTCCTGCGCCCTGTGCGGCCGCAGGCCGAGAAGTACATCAACTACGAGTCCGGGGTCGACCCGGTCGGGTCCGGCTGGGCCCAGAGCCAGGTCCGGTACTACATCTTCGCTCTGCTCTTCGTGCTCTTCGACGTCGAGGCTGTCTTCGTCTTCCCGTACGCCACCCGAGCCGAGGCCTACGGCTGGTTCGGGTTCGTCGAGATGGGGGTCTTCATCCTGATCCTCGCCCTCGGCCTGCTGTACGCCTGGAAGAAGAACGTCCTCCGCTGGACCTGA